A genomic segment from Peromyscus maniculatus bairdii isolate BWxNUB_F1_BW_parent chromosome 11, HU_Pman_BW_mat_3.1, whole genome shotgun sequence encodes:
- the Adipor1 gene encoding adiponectin receptor protein 1: MSSHKGPAVAQGDGAPSGNRETDTVELAELGPLLEEKGKRAATSPAKAEEEQTCPVPQEEEEEVRVLTLPLQAHHAMEKMEEFVYKVWEGRWRVIPYDVLPDWLKDNDYLLHGHRPPMPSFRACFKSIFRIHTETGNIWTHLLGFVLFLFLGILTMLRPNMYFMAPLQEKVVFGMFFLGAVLCLSFSWLFHTVYCHSEKVSRTFSKLDYSGIALLIMGSFVPWLYYSFYCSPQPRLIYLSIVCVLGISAIIVAQWDRFATPKHRQTRAGVFLGLGLSGVVPTMHFTIAEGFVKATTVGQMGWFFLMAVMYITGAGLYAARIPERFFPGKFDIWFQSHQIFHVLVVAAAFVHFYGVSNLQEFRYGLEGGCTDDSLL, translated from the exons ATGTCTTCCCACAAAGGGCCTGCGGTGGCACAGGGCGATGGGGCTCCTTCTGGGAACAGAGAAACTGACACAGTGGAACTGGCCGAACTGGGACCCCTGCTGGAGGAGAAGGGCAAACGGGCAGCCACCAGCCCAGCCAAG GCTGAAGAAGAACAGACATGCCCGGTgcctcaggaagaggaggaggaggtgcggGTGCTGACGCTTCCTCTGCAGGCCCACCATGCCATGGAGAAGATGGAGGAGTTCGTGTATAAG GTCTGGGAGGGACGCTGGAGAGTCATCCCATATGATGTTCTTCCGGACTGGCTGAAAGACAATGACTACCTGTTACACGGCCATAGACCACCTATGCCCTCCTTTCGGGCTTGCTTCAAGAGCATCTTCCGCATCCACACAGAAACTGGCAACATCTGGACCCATCTGCTTG GTTTTGTTCTGTTCCTCTTTTTGGGAATCTTGACCATGCTCAGACCAAACATGTACTTCATGGCTCCCCTGCAGGAGAAGGTGGTTTTCGGGATGTTCTTTCTGGGCGCGgtgctctgcctcagcttctcctggCTCTTCCACACCGTCTATTGTCATTCAGAGAAAGTCTCTCGGACTTTTTCCAA ACTGGACTATTCAGGGATTGCTCTGCTGATTATGGGGAGCTTTGTCCCCTGGCTCTATTACTCCTTCTACTGCTCCCCACAGCCACGGCTCATCTACCTCTCCATCGTCTGTGTCCTGGGCATTTCTGCCATCATTGTGGCACAGTGGGATCGGTTTGCCACTCCTAAGCACCGGCAGACACGAGCAG GAGTGTTCCTGGGACTTGGCTTGAGTGGTGTTGTACCCACCATGCACTTTACAATCGCTGAGGGCTTTGTCAAGGCCACCACAGTGGGCCAGATGGGCTGGTTCTTCCTTATGGCTGTGATGTACATCACCGGAGCTGGCCTGTATGCTGCTCGGATTCCAGAGCGCTTCTTTCCCGGAAAATTTGACATATGG TTCCAGTCCCATCAGATCTTCCacgtcctggtggtggctgcagcttTCGTCCACTTCTATGGGGTCTCCAACCTTCAGGAATTCCGTTACGGCCTAGAAGGTGGCTGTACCGACGACTCCCTTCTCTGA